From one Methylomonas paludis genomic stretch:
- a CDS encoding PAS domain S-box protein codes for MMNVDITNCESEPIRFPGSVQPHGVLLVVAPDSGIIEAASESCQGLFGFSAESLLGQSLTLILGDDAARLAGQSALVPLALNGRQFLCRQHVNSNGQLLLDIEVQNQANAALDMQYGLRLALKQLRALTDLSAISQEAVQQIRQFTGYDRVMIYRFDADWNGEVIAEACDSDTEPFLGLHFPASDIPKQARDLFQSSKIRLISDALYTPSALLARQDSRSIDLGLSSLRSVSPMHIQYLANMQVRGSLVGSLVVADRLWGLVACHQLNTPKYFDLAEREVLSWFCEDLSLLIETTQSRLHREMLDSLAYHRQKLLNTVREIDLTVLMQQEDCDEILAVISADGLALVTDDNIYSCGITPEPHQIKALLLRRFEAEKNTSLYASSNLHTDLGFDDDSGIAGAVFVTIFKYPRSHLIWFRRERSYSIRWGGDPAHAHLIDESGQISPRKSFAQFLQNISGTSLPWQEAELSSAQELGTLIEIEEIRKEQAFALTLLNSSPEKIAILDKQGIIVLVNEAWKRAAAVDEMPELNINPVGKNYQHICDTKDYYSGEIDPFDALLGIKAVLNGELSYFSLDYPCHLQTKPRWFRMHVYPMRPPCEGVAVLHENITHNKLAELQLEYEHTQLRTLLETIPDLVWLKDPDGVYMTCNRAFEQLTGVSEAEIVGKTDTDFMLKAKSDFFRSEILVTNRLNAIEHNNESIINAIDGRQIVLETTRSAMRDVQGNLLGILAIGHDVTARKIAKQRILNESQKYVNLLNAASDGIHILDEHGKLLEFSDSFAEMLGYSRAETANLSVFDWDVEIPHTELSELIKDLFKESRRFETRHRRKDGSVFDVEIHARGIVIDGLRCLYNSARDITKRKLLERKLQESAQEIQDLYDNAPCGYHSVDSNGTILRINNTELKWLGYEREEIEGKRKSGEFLTSSNPNQYHNTFAGLLEDGHIGDLEFELVGKNGMVRNIILNATAIRDADGNFLMSRSVLHDITERKRIETQLELRDRRKDEFLAMLGHELRNPLAPIRYAVYWLKNQDVSDPLITRNYDIIDRQVDHITRLIDDLLDTARITQGKITLKKEPVLLNDVVNNAIDACRPLILEREQVLIIDLDATPLWIKGDPARLTQVISNLLNNAAKYTAKQGKITLTTRRDQAEAVIDVKDNGIGIAPNDINDIFDLFFQIRHNQADAPSGLGLGLALVNRLVKMHDGAISAASDGIGLGSTFSVRLPILATPIADNGSGSANSELAPHKLRILIVDDYPEVADGLAMNLRLQGHQVEIADCGLAGIKQALVFRPQVALIDIGLPDISGYEVAKQLRSIPEIQGAILIALTGFGQENDRSQAYAAGFNHHLLKPLNFAKFADILQNL; via the coding sequence CTGAATGGCCGCCAATTCCTGTGCAGACAGCATGTGAATAGCAATGGTCAGCTGTTGCTGGATATCGAAGTGCAAAATCAGGCTAATGCGGCACTGGATATGCAGTATGGCTTGCGCTTAGCGCTGAAACAGTTGCGGGCTTTGACTGATCTGAGTGCGATTAGTCAGGAAGCTGTGCAGCAGATTCGCCAGTTCACCGGCTATGACCGGGTGATGATTTATCGTTTTGACGCGGACTGGAACGGCGAGGTGATTGCCGAAGCCTGTGACTCAGACACTGAGCCGTTTCTGGGTTTGCACTTTCCGGCCAGCGATATCCCCAAACAGGCCCGCGATTTGTTCCAGTCCAGTAAAATCCGGCTGATTTCTGACGCCCTTTATACCCCATCGGCTTTGCTGGCCCGCCAGGACAGCCGCTCTATCGACCTGGGGCTATCCAGCCTGCGCAGTGTTTCACCCATGCATATCCAGTATCTGGCTAATATGCAGGTTAGAGGCAGTTTGGTTGGCTCCCTGGTGGTAGCTGACCGGCTGTGGGGGCTGGTGGCCTGTCATCAACTCAATACACCAAAGTATTTTGATCTCGCTGAGCGGGAGGTACTGAGCTGGTTTTGCGAAGATCTCTCCTTGTTAATCGAAACCACACAAAGCCGGCTACACCGGGAAATGCTGGATAGTCTAGCCTATCATCGGCAAAAACTGCTCAATACGGTACGGGAAATCGACTTAACGGTGTTAATGCAGCAGGAAGATTGTGACGAGATATTGGCAGTCATTAGTGCAGATGGTCTGGCCTTAGTAACCGATGACAACATTTATAGCTGTGGTATTACCCCTGAACCCCACCAGATCAAAGCGTTGCTGCTGCGTCGCTTTGAAGCTGAAAAAAACACCAGCCTGTATGCATCTTCTAACCTGCACACCGATCTTGGCTTTGATGATGACAGCGGCATAGCCGGGGCGGTATTTGTGACGATTTTCAAATATCCTCGTAGCCATCTGATCTGGTTTCGCCGCGAAAGATCCTATTCGATACGCTGGGGCGGCGACCCGGCGCATGCCCATCTGATAGACGAAAGCGGTCAGATTTCGCCCAGAAAATCCTTCGCCCAGTTTTTGCAGAATATTTCCGGAACAAGCTTACCCTGGCAGGAAGCAGAATTAAGCTCCGCCCAAGAGTTGGGTACTTTAATTGAAATTGAGGAGATCCGTAAAGAACAGGCTTTTGCCCTTACCCTGCTTAATTCCAGTCCGGAAAAAATCGCTATTCTCGATAAGCAAGGCATTATCGTGCTGGTAAATGAAGCCTGGAAACGAGCCGCGGCAGTGGATGAAATGCCGGAGTTAAATATTAACCCAGTGGGTAAAAATTACCAGCATATCTGCGATACCAAGGACTATTATTCGGGAGAGATTGATCCCTTTGATGCCTTACTCGGTATTAAAGCAGTATTGAACGGTGAACTGAGCTATTTTTCACTGGATTATCCTTGCCACTTGCAAACCAAGCCGCGCTGGTTTCGCATGCATGTTTATCCGATGCGCCCGCCTTGTGAAGGCGTGGCGGTATTGCATGAAAACATTACTCACAACAAGCTTGCTGAATTACAGCTTGAATATGAGCATACTCAGTTACGCACCCTGCTGGAAACCATACCGGATCTGGTCTGGTTAAAAGATCCGGACGGTGTCTATATGACTTGCAATCGGGCTTTTGAACAATTAACCGGCGTTTCTGAAGCTGAAATAGTTGGCAAGACCGATACGGATTTTATGCTTAAAGCCAAATCTGATTTTTTCCGTAGTGAGATACTGGTCACTAATCGCTTGAATGCCATTGAGCATAATAATGAATCGATAATCAATGCTATTGATGGTCGCCAGATTGTATTGGAAACCACCCGCTCAGCGATGCGCGATGTTCAGGGCAATTTATTGGGTATTCTGGCCATAGGCCACGATGTCACCGCGCGCAAGATAGCCAAGCAACGCATTCTTAATGAAAGCCAAAAATATGTCAATTTGCTCAACGCCGCTAGTGACGGCATTCATATATTGGATGAACACGGCAAACTCCTTGAGTTTAGTGATTCTTTTGCCGAGATGTTGGGTTATAGCCGAGCAGAAACGGCCAACTTGAGTGTATTTGATTGGGATGTTGAGATACCGCATACGGAACTTTCTGAACTTATTAAAGATTTATTCAAAGAAAGCCGCAGGTTTGAGACCAGGCATCGGCGTAAAGACGGTTCGGTGTTCGATGTAGAGATTCATGCCAGGGGCATAGTCATTGATGGTTTGCGCTGCTTATATAACTCTGCGCGAGACATCACAAAGCGGAAATTACTGGAAAGAAAACTGCAGGAATCGGCTCAGGAAATCCAGGATCTTTATGATAATGCACCGTGCGGTTACCATTCTGTGGATAGCAACGGCACTATCCTGCGTATTAACAATACCGAACTGAAATGGCTGGGCTATGAACGGGAAGAAATTGAGGGCAAGCGAAAATCCGGCGAGTTTTTGACATCCAGCAATCCCAATCAATACCATAACACTTTTGCCGGGCTGTTGGAGGATGGTCATATCGGCGATCTGGAATTTGAGCTGGTCGGCAAAAACGGCATGGTGCGTAATATTATCTTGAACGCCACGGCGATCAGAGATGCGGACGGAAATTTCCTGATGAGCCGTTCTGTGCTGCATGACATTACCGAACGTAAGCGTATTGAAACCCAGTTGGAGCTGCGTGACCGGCGTAAAGATGAGTTTTTGGCCATGCTGGGGCATGAATTACGTAACCCGCTGGCACCGATTCGCTACGCAGTGTATTGGTTAAAAAATCAGGATGTCAGTGATCCTTTGATTACCCGGAATTACGATATTATTGATCGTCAGGTTGATCATATTACCCGCTTAATTGATGACTTGCTGGATACGGCCCGGATTACCCAGGGTAAAATTACGCTGAAAAAGGAGCCTGTGCTGCTGAACGATGTGGTGAATAATGCCATAGATGCCTGCCGTCCGCTGATCCTGGAGCGCGAGCAAGTGCTGATAATTGATCTTGACGCCACACCATTATGGATTAAAGGCGACCCGGCCCGCCTGACTCAGGTGATATCAAATCTGTTGAATAACGCCGCCAAGTACACCGCTAAACAAGGGAAAATCACTTTGACTACCCGACGGGATCAGGCCGAGGCCGTGATTGATGTCAAAGACAACGGCATTGGTATTGCACCTAATGACATAAATGATATCTTCGACCTGTTTTTTCAGATCAGACATAATCAAGCCGATGCGCCTAGCGGTTTAGGCCTGGGGCTGGCGCTGGTGAACCGGCTGGTAAAAATGCATGACGGCGCGATAAGCGCGGCCAGTGATGGTATCGGTCTGGGTAGTACCTTTAGTGTACGCTTGCCGATATTGGCTACTCCGATTGCCGATAATGGATCCGGCAGCGCTAATTCTGAACTAGCGCCTCATAAACTCCGGATTTTGATTGTGGATGATTATCCGGAAGTGGCGGATGGGCTGGCGATGAATTTGAGGTTGCAAGGGCATCAGGTGGAGATTGCCGATTGCGGCTTGGCGGGAATTAAGCAGGCGCTGGTTTTCCGGCCGCAGGTAGCGCTGATCGATATTGGCCTGCCTGATATTTCGGGGTATGAGGTAGCCAAACAGCTACGCAGCATTCCAGAAATCCAGGGTGCCATCCTGATCGCCTTGACGGGCTTTGGCCAGGAAAATGACCGGTCGCAGGCCTATGCTGCGGGCTTTAACCATCATTTGCTTAAGCCGCTGAATTTTGCCAAGTTTGCCGATATTTTGCAGAATTTGTAA
- the fae gene encoding formaldehyde-activating enzyme — MSERIVLRSGEALVAGGPPGTAAEPEVIIGELDGPVGTAIASLTGDQVKGHTRVFALLNTDIQVRPLTLMVSKVTVNNSRYTNILMGTVQAAIANGVLDAVRAGDIPKEKANDLGIIVSVWLNPSVITTENLDHKILFDLHRKATATAIHKAMHNQPDIDWLLENQDKITHKYYQLGLDGKI; from the coding sequence ATGAGTGAAAGAATCGTGTTGCGCAGCGGAGAAGCCCTGGTTGCCGGCGGCCCGCCCGGTACCGCTGCAGAACCTGAAGTGATAATTGGCGAACTTGACGGGCCGGTCGGCACCGCGATTGCTTCCCTGACCGGCGACCAGGTTAAAGGCCACACCAGGGTATTTGCGCTGTTAAACACCGATATTCAGGTCAGGCCACTCACCCTGATGGTCAGCAAAGTCACCGTCAACAACAGCCGCTACACCAATATCCTGATGGGTACCGTACAAGCCGCCATAGCCAACGGCGTATTGGATGCGGTGCGGGCGGGCGACATCCCCAAAGAAAAAGCCAACGACCTGGGCATCATCGTCTCGGTTTGGCTCAACCCCAGTGTGATTACCACCGAAAATCTGGATCACAAAATCCTGTTTGATCTGCACCGCAAAGCCACGGCAACCGCCATCCACAAAGCCATGCACAACCAGCCGGATATCGACTGGTTATTGGAAAATCAGGACAAAATCACCCACAAATATTATCAACTGGGTCTGGATGGTAAAATTTAG
- a CDS encoding (2Fe-2S) ferredoxin domain-containing protein → MKLSVCTLQRYAPNPHSCGNSGSVEIAKKLEQALAENRLDVALERIGCFGACLKGPNVKLMPAGKNWHGVSIDDVDQIIAYIKHQP, encoded by the coding sequence ATGAAGTTAAGTGTATGCACCCTGCAACGCTATGCGCCTAATCCACATTCGTGTGGTAACAGCGGTAGTGTTGAGATAGCCAAAAAACTGGAGCAAGCCCTTGCTGAGAACCGGCTGGATGTCGCCCTGGAGCGGATCGGCTGCTTTGGTGCGTGCCTGAAAGGGCCCAATGTCAAGTTAATGCCGGCAGGCAAAAACTGGCATGGGGTCAGTATCGATGATGTAGATCAAATCATTGCCTACATCAAACACCAACCATAA
- a CDS encoding TetR/AcrR family transcriptional regulator, with product MSHNLKAKILETASELFYSQGIKATGVETIVKAAGTTKMTLYKHFPAKDDLIIAFLRKRDADFTSWFVEQVNSKAQQPKDQLLAIFDIIGLWLDIPQFRGCAFINASAEFPVENNPVQQVSAEFYQKFRDYIADLARQAGAEHPDNLAQQLALLIEGAIVSEQMKRGGGASVSARQAAEILINVAVPGSSRLAGGQ from the coding sequence ATGTCGCACAATCTGAAAGCCAAAATCCTGGAAACCGCTTCCGAACTGTTTTACAGCCAGGGCATTAAGGCCACCGGCGTGGAAACTATCGTCAAGGCGGCGGGTACCACCAAGATGACGCTGTACAAACATTTTCCAGCCAAGGATGACTTAATCATTGCCTTTTTGCGCAAGCGCGATGCGGATTTTACCAGTTGGTTTGTCGAGCAGGTCAATAGTAAGGCGCAGCAGCCCAAAGACCAGTTACTGGCCATTTTTGACATCATTGGCCTATGGCTGGATATCCCGCAATTCCGTGGCTGTGCTTTTATTAATGCTTCGGCAGAGTTTCCAGTGGAAAATAATCCGGTGCAACAGGTGTCTGCCGAATTTTATCAAAAGTTTAGAGATTATATTGCCGATCTGGCCCGGCAGGCCGGGGCGGAACATCCCGATAATCTGGCGCAACAACTGGCTTTGCTGATCGAAGGCGCGATTGTGTCGGAACAAATGAAAAGAGGCGGTGGGGCCAGCGTTAGCGCGCGTCAGGCGGCCGAAATTTTGATTAATGTCGCGGTGCCGGGATCAAGCCGGCTTGCCGGTGGGCAATAA
- a CDS encoding BrnT family toxin, whose product MKIINWNAEKNQLLISEWGVSFEDILFALQSGAVLDDVYHPNNGKYAHQRVFVVNVNDYAYLVPYVETSTDIFLKTIIPSRKATKKYLRGGE is encoded by the coding sequence ATGAAGATCATTAATTGGAATGCTGAGAAAAATCAGCTTTTAATATCAGAATGGGGCGTCTCGTTTGAAGATATTTTGTTTGCACTACAGTCAGGCGCTGTACTGGATGATGTTTATCATCCTAATAATGGGAAATATGCCCATCAACGGGTATTTGTGGTTAATGTTAATGATTACGCCTATTTGGTGCCTTATGTGGAAACCAGCACCGATATTTTTCTGAAAACCATTATTCCCAGTCGAAAAGCGACCAAAAAATATTTAAGGGGTGGCGAATGA
- a CDS encoding glutamate-5-semialdehyde dehydrogenase, with translation MSINQVHSIAQQSRLAARRLAFAPESVRNRALLEMVAALESVKPQVLAVNAEEVGTARDQGQSDALLKRLTIDDKTFEYMLSRLKKVAQLPDPLNRVLAGHTNPAGLRVYKKSTPLGVIGIIYESRPNVTTDAAGVCIKSGNAVILRGGSEALKTNTLLTDAMIAGAVKAGLPQHAIQIIRTPGHEAVGELLKMDEYIDVLIPRGGKSLIKRIAEGTRIPVIKHYDGICHLYIAADADPAQAIAIAVNSKCQSVQVCNALETLLIDQHCSAALLAQLQSAFAANNIALRGCQQIQARWPNIAAAGETDWQSEYLAPILAVKMVDGIDQAIAHINHYGSGHTDGIVTSSLSLAGQFEAQVDSASVMINASTRLSGGGDYGLGSVVGISTDKLHVRGPVGPNELTSYKWVAYGEGHLRS, from the coding sequence ATGAGTATTAACCAAGTACACAGCATTGCCCAACAAAGCCGTCTTGCCGCACGCCGGTTAGCCTTTGCACCGGAGTCGGTGCGTAATCGGGCTTTACTGGAAATGGTGGCGGCGTTGGAGTCTGTCAAACCACAGGTTTTGGCGGTCAACGCCGAGGAAGTCGGCACAGCCCGCGATCAAGGCCAGTCGGATGCACTGCTTAAGCGCTTGACCATCGATGACAAAACCTTCGAATATATGCTGTCACGCTTAAAGAAGGTAGCACAATTACCTGATCCGCTGAATCGGGTACTGGCGGGACATACCAATCCTGCCGGGCTGCGCGTCTACAAAAAGTCAACACCACTGGGAGTGATCGGCATTATTTATGAATCACGACCCAATGTCACCACCGATGCAGCCGGCGTCTGTATTAAAAGTGGCAATGCGGTTATTCTGCGGGGCGGATCGGAAGCCCTTAAAACCAACACCTTGCTCACCGATGCCATGATAGCCGGCGCGGTCAAAGCAGGATTGCCGCAACACGCCATACAAATCATCCGTACCCCAGGTCACGAAGCCGTGGGTGAATTGCTGAAAATGGATGAATATATCGATGTACTGATTCCGCGTGGCGGTAAAAGCCTGATCAAACGTATCGCCGAAGGTACCCGGATTCCGGTCATCAAGCATTACGACGGTATCTGCCACCTCTATATCGCCGCCGATGCCGACCCTGCCCAGGCCATCGCCATAGCTGTTAACTCCAAATGCCAAAGCGTGCAGGTTTGTAACGCCTTGGAAACCCTGTTAATCGATCAACACTGCTCCGCAGCACTGTTAGCACAATTGCAATCGGCATTTGCCGCCAACAATATAGCGCTGCGCGGCTGCCAGCAAATCCAAGCCCGCTGGCCCAATATCGCCGCTGCCGGCGAAACCGATTGGCAGAGTGAATATCTGGCGCCGATCTTGGCAGTCAAAATGGTCGATGGTATCGATCAGGCCATAGCCCATATCAATCATTACGGTTCCGGCCATACCGATGGCATTGTCACCAGTAGCCTGAGTCTGGCAGGACAATTTGAAGCCCAGGTCGATTCGGCTTCCGTGATGATAAACGCCTCAACCCGATTATCCGGCGGCGGCGATTATGGTCTGGGATCGGTAGTGGGCATCAGCACCGATAAACTGCATGTGCGTGGCCCGGTTGGCCCCAACGAACTCACCAGCTATAAATGGGTAGCCTATGGGGAAGGGCATTTGCGCAGTTAA
- a CDS encoding L,D-transpeptidase family protein: protein MPISKISRDRKFFWLSVSCLLLWLAAAPGVQAGADANLSRALSNLLSGKQPPLLQDMDFPRYQKELGLLYRSNAMQLVWVGPGGSQTNLQDALQVLQNAEADGLNPLNYAAERLQHYFQDLAVQPNTDLQTLASYDMALSLALLSYLHDVHQGRVDPRGFNYPETFGVNSLFDAVRVLKTHIDQQTLHRLPDDVAPKTYQYQQLKQALAYYRHQAEAEPPADLQFTKTLHPGEEDEHLPELRLRLQELGELSAAQLADIAANVSRYDEATTAAVMRLQQQQGLHADGVIGRQTQALLNLKPKQKIALIKLALERLRWLPKQPDGRLIVVNIPAFQLWAFNSPEDQNALTMKVIVGKTGDTQTPILWEQMNALEFMPYWNIPKSIMDKEILPKLKSDKRYLAAQDIELVERFAEDDSDLTLDPLDHLQHGLLRARQRPGDKNPLGKVKFIFPNKADIYMHDTPGRGAFNRDRRDLSHGCVRVAEPAKLAEFVLGNQTGWDKQTIEQAMSGPKTQRVTLKKTVPVLFFYNTAYAGQDNKLRFYPDIYGYDEQLQSAINKSNLAVKIEKSVASDG from the coding sequence ATGCCTATTTCCAAAATATCCCGCGACCGGAAGTTTTTCTGGTTATCCGTGTCCTGCCTATTGTTATGGCTGGCGGCTGCGCCTGGCGTTCAGGCCGGTGCCGATGCCAATCTGAGCCGGGCGCTCAGCAACCTGCTCAGCGGTAAACAGCCGCCCCTATTGCAGGATATGGATTTCCCCCGTTATCAAAAAGAGCTGGGCCTGCTGTATCGCAGCAATGCCATGCAATTGGTCTGGGTCGGGCCGGGCGGATCGCAAACCAATTTGCAGGACGCCCTGCAGGTGCTGCAAAATGCCGAAGCCGATGGCTTAAATCCCTTAAATTATGCCGCCGAACGCCTGCAGCATTATTTTCAGGACCTGGCCGTGCAGCCCAATACCGATCTGCAAACCCTGGCCAGCTATGATATGGCCTTGTCACTGGCCTTATTGAGCTATCTTCACGATGTGCACCAAGGCCGGGTAGACCCGCGCGGTTTTAACTATCCGGAAACATTCGGCGTTAACAGCCTGTTTGACGCGGTACGGGTGTTAAAAACCCATATCGACCAGCAAACCCTGCACCGCTTACCCGACGATGTGGCACCAAAAACCTATCAATACCAACAATTGAAACAGGCCCTGGCTTATTATCGCCACCAAGCCGAGGCCGAGCCGCCGGCGGATTTGCAGTTTACCAAAACCCTGCATCCCGGAGAAGAAGACGAACATTTGCCGGAATTGCGCCTGCGCCTGCAGGAACTGGGTGAACTGTCCGCCGCCCAGCTTGCCGACATCGCGGCAAATGTCAGCCGTTACGACGAAGCCACCACCGCTGCGGTGATGCGCCTCCAGCAACAGCAAGGCCTGCATGCCGATGGCGTCATCGGCAGACAAACCCAGGCCTTGCTCAATCTCAAACCCAAACAAAAAATCGCCCTGATCAAATTGGCACTGGAGCGCTTGCGCTGGTTGCCCAAACAACCCGATGGTCGTTTGATCGTGGTGAATATTCCGGCTTTTCAATTATGGGCGTTTAATTCCCCGGAAGATCAAAATGCTTTAACCATGAAAGTCATCGTGGGCAAGACCGGCGACACCCAAACCCCCATACTGTGGGAGCAAATGAATGCGCTGGAATTCATGCCGTACTGGAATATTCCCAAAAGCATCATGGACAAAGAGATTCTGCCCAAACTCAAATCCGACAAACGCTATCTGGCGGCTCAAGACATCGAACTGGTGGAGCGCTTTGCTGAAGACGACAGCGATCTCACCCTGGACCCGCTGGATCATTTACAACACGGCTTGCTGCGCGCCAGACAACGGCCCGGCGACAAAAACCCCCTGGGTAAAGTCAAGTTTATTTTCCCCAATAAAGCCGATATCTATATGCACGACACCCCAGGCCGTGGCGCTTTCAACCGGGACCGGCGGGATTTGAGCCACGGCTGTGTGCGAGTTGCCGAGCCGGCCAAGCTGGCCGAATTTGTGCTGGGCAATCAAACCGGCTGGGATAAACAAACCATAGAACAGGCCATGTCCGGGCCAAAAACCCAGCGCGTCACCCTTAAAAAAACCGTACCGGTGCTGTTTTTTTATAACACCGCTTACGCCGGCCAGGACAACAAACTGCGCTTTTATCCCGATATTTACGGCTATGACGAGCAACTGCAGTCAGCCATTAACAAATCCAATCTGGCAGTCAAGATCGAAAAGTCTGTGGCAAGTGACGGCTGA
- a CDS encoding bacteriohemerythrin: protein MNWFTHDNLDQLDHSEIDQDHQQFYDLLKSLEQVDNADFPAHFQELYRLTEAHFEMEDDLMTSHEYPGAADHQAEHQRVLGEFKQFQLRVNKGLISFGRVFARERLCQWFVLHISTMDSALVSHIKTRSPR from the coding sequence ATGAACTGGTTTACCCATGACAACCTCGACCAGCTTGATCACAGCGAAATTGATCAGGATCATCAGCAGTTTTACGATTTATTAAAGTCACTGGAACAGGTGGATAATGCCGATTTTCCGGCGCATTTTCAGGAATTATACCGGTTAACCGAAGCGCATTTTGAGATGGAGGATGATTTGATGACCAGCCATGAATATCCGGGAGCCGCCGATCATCAGGCAGAACATCAGCGGGTGCTGGGCGAATTCAAACAATTTCAGCTCAGAGTCAATAAAGGCCTGATCAGCTTTGGCCGGGTTTTTGCCAGAGAACGCCTGTGCCAGTGGTTTGTGTTGCACATCAGCACTATGGACAGCGCTTTGGTCAGCCATATCAAAACCAGATCGCCCCGTTAA
- a CDS encoding alpha-ketoglutarate-dependent dioxygenase AlkB family protein: MPVVCVAHQHYGQRFGQPYQNQIAPLMPGSALSLIAGFYPAAQCRQIYQRLVTEQNWPDNHYLVAGRQFTLPRLQTWHADPGIVYSYSNNLLETRPWSPLLTELRQQLEDYLQAGFNAVLVNYYRDGDDYVGWHADDEPELGPQPLIASLSFGASRQFAYRQKKSARHGSLLLSDGSLLVMQPEFQHHWLHSVPGSAEPVGGRINLTFRKVLPGPATG; encoded by the coding sequence GTGCCAGTGGTTTGTGTTGCACATCAGCACTATGGACAGCGCTTTGGTCAGCCATATCAAAACCAGATCGCCCCGTTAATGCCGGGTTCTGCGCTGAGTTTAATTGCAGGGTTTTACCCGGCGGCACAGTGTCGGCAGATTTATCAGCGCCTGGTAACGGAACAGAATTGGCCGGACAATCATTATCTGGTGGCCGGCCGCCAGTTTACCCTGCCGCGCTTACAGACCTGGCATGCTGATCCCGGCATCGTTTACAGCTATAGTAATAATTTGCTGGAAACCCGGCCCTGGAGTCCGTTGCTGACTGAACTTAGACAGCAGCTTGAGGATTATCTGCAAGCCGGTTTTAATGCGGTGCTGGTCAATTATTACCGGGACGGTGATGATTATGTGGGCTGGCACGCTGATGACGAGCCGGAACTAGGCCCCCAGCCGCTGATCGCTTCGCTGAGTTTCGGCGCCAGCCGTCAGTTTGCTTACCGGCAGAAAAAATCTGCCCGCCACGGCTCGCTGCTATTGAGCGACGGCAGCCTGCTGGTGATGCAGCCTGAATTTCAGCACCACTGGCTGCATAGTGTACCCGGCAGCGCCGAGCCGGTTGGCGGCAGAATCAATTTAACGTTTCGCAAAGTATTGCCCGGCCCGGCCACAGGCTAA